A stretch of Paenibacillus mucilaginosus 3016 DNA encodes these proteins:
- a CDS encoding DUF5068 domain-containing protein gives MKKTTVVSIALLTAALLSACGTSKPPEGEKEAAQTESKTSAASSSKEASTPQDTPKSAGASSGSGEVLNPNIAVESEGNVEVVYTNKAPGYTHNMNGFKVSVDEYQIVKVTGMNKRVASIPFQDQTDGYVVTAKVTIDNAAGKAMYYNNMYRIQLSKATDYIPNDGSATFVRKEDRLKSKQETETSKFAAGEKVTGLLSFTLTNEQFESLKTVKPKFVIEDGAADNSEAKDSFKGNAVFDFFYSEEQKKQVESEPKFYPDRLTTDNMADKKMIFEKTGIGETKQIGDLKVTLDGVQYAEIVPTAANQARFKNFGENGIVAVTVKLLLDNQSDKTVSLSLTSSKLRVDQDRGTALSEGMVEPNHPRELAPGSQGEKYHVFLFRKDEFGLFKSFQMEFGPVVDADAKRLFKEETATFTLPR, from the coding sequence TTGAAGAAAACAACAGTCGTATCCATCGCACTGCTCACAGCGGCCCTGCTGTCGGCCTGCGGCACAAGCAAACCGCCGGAGGGGGAGAAGGAGGCCGCACAAACGGAATCCAAGACGTCGGCAGCCTCTTCGTCCAAGGAAGCTTCAACGCCTCAGGACACCCCGAAGTCCGCGGGGGCTTCGTCCGGAAGCGGAGAGGTGCTCAATCCGAACATCGCGGTGGAATCCGAAGGAAACGTGGAAGTGGTGTATACGAATAAGGCGCCGGGTTACACGCACAATATGAACGGATTCAAGGTTTCCGTCGATGAATACCAGATCGTGAAGGTAACCGGCATGAATAAAAGAGTGGCTTCGATCCCGTTCCAGGACCAGACGGACGGCTATGTCGTCACGGCGAAAGTCACCATCGATAACGCTGCGGGCAAGGCGATGTACTATAACAATATGTACCGCATCCAGCTCAGCAAGGCTACCGATTATATCCCGAATGACGGCAGCGCGACCTTCGTCCGCAAGGAAGACCGACTGAAGTCCAAGCAGGAAACCGAGACTTCGAAATTCGCCGCCGGCGAGAAGGTGACGGGGCTTCTGTCGTTTACGCTGACCAATGAGCAGTTCGAATCCCTGAAGACCGTGAAGCCCAAGTTCGTGATCGAGGACGGCGCGGCAGACAACAGCGAGGCGAAGGACAGCTTCAAGGGGAATGCGGTGTTCGATTTCTTCTACAGCGAAGAACAGAAGAAGCAGGTGGAGAGCGAGCCCAAATTCTATCCTGACCGCCTGACGACCGATAATATGGCGGACAAGAAGATGATCTTCGAGAAGACGGGGATCGGGGAAACGAAGCAGATCGGCGATCTGAAGGTCACGCTGGACGGCGTGCAGTATGCCGAAATCGTGCCGACGGCAGCCAATCAGGCGAGGTTCAAAAACTTCGGGGAGAACGGCATCGTGGCGGTAACCGTGAAGCTGCTGCTCGACAACCAGTCGGACAAGACGGTAAGCCTGTCCTTGACCTCCTCCAAGCTCCGTGTGGATCAGGACCGCGGCACGGCCTTATCCGAGGGCATGGTGGAGCCGAACCATCCGCGTGAGCTTGCACCGGGCAGCCAAGGAGAGAAGTATCATGTCTTCTTGTTCCGAAAGGATGAGTTCGGACTCTTCAAATCCTTCCAGATGGAATTCGGTCCGGTCGTGGATGCGGACGCGAAGAGACTGTTCAAGGAAGAAACGGCGACGTTTACACTCCCGAGATAA
- a CDS encoding glycosyl hydrolase 115 family protein codes for MSQQSNEALRLKGRVRIGVPGTYPSPVAHAIRMLARDLEAVLGAEPELVAEEEAAELRIRLAAEEDRCPERPEAFGFRSHMAGGRPRMDIVGRDELGLVYGILEFSRLHLGIQPFWFWADQSIAERPEIVIPPQDYDAPAPKVRYRGWFVNDEVCLIGWKEPYPPSREVWEPVFEALLRCGGNMVIPGTDLPRDGIHYKLAAEMGLWVTHHHAEPLGAEMFLRAYPGRTASYQEAPELFEALWQEAIEEQKDMKVLWVLSFRGQGDKPFWIDDPAFDTSEKRGAMISRVIRKQYDMIASAVRNPVYCAALYGEIAELYKGGYVDLPEDVIKVWADNGYGRMVSRRHGNQNFRVPALPAADDGGKHGLYYHVTFHDLQASNHLTMFPGPASFLKREIESAFEAGADEYLLLNCGNIRPHVYTLDVLRELWNAGTIDVNGHLGQFVRDYYSSHHDELAALYQSYAEAALPYGPHEDDLAGDEYYHHPARKIIGHWLQGKGDEPHPRLAWAVGDVPFEEQVKGFEARLEQGMGRWKAWLERCSEVLAQLGPDERRRAADQLMFHGALHLSGCEGFYWLCRSYREYRRERCPQAFVFASESMWAYQKGLDVLRDAEHGKWDRFYRADWLTNIESTVQNVDTLRRFLRMHGDSPDFFLWYKEYLMPVTEKYIYLENTHRNPLSDDELAGRLKEYFQQEGML; via the coding sequence ATGAGTCAACAGTCAAATGAAGCATTGCGCTTGAAAGGAAGGGTGCGCATCGGAGTTCCCGGCACCTATCCTTCCCCGGTTGCCCATGCGATCCGGATGCTCGCCAGAGACCTCGAAGCCGTGCTGGGCGCCGAGCCCGAGCTGGTTGCGGAGGAAGAAGCGGCGGAGCTCCGGATCCGTTTGGCGGCGGAAGAAGACCGCTGTCCGGAGCGTCCGGAGGCGTTCGGCTTTCGCAGCCATATGGCGGGCGGCCGTCCGCGGATGGATATCGTGGGCCGGGACGAGCTGGGGCTTGTGTACGGGATTCTGGAATTCAGCAGGCTCCACCTGGGCATCCAGCCGTTCTGGTTCTGGGCGGATCAGTCGATTGCGGAGCGCCCGGAGATCGTGATTCCGCCTCAGGATTACGACGCTCCCGCCCCGAAGGTCCGTTACCGCGGCTGGTTCGTCAACGACGAAGTATGCCTGATCGGCTGGAAGGAGCCATACCCGCCTTCGAGGGAGGTCTGGGAGCCCGTATTTGAAGCCCTGCTGCGCTGCGGAGGCAACATGGTCATTCCCGGAACGGACCTGCCAAGGGACGGCATCCATTACAAGCTTGCCGCCGAGATGGGCCTCTGGGTGACCCATCACCACGCCGAGCCGCTGGGCGCCGAGATGTTCCTGCGCGCCTATCCGGGAAGAACGGCCAGCTATCAGGAGGCGCCTGAGCTGTTCGAAGCCTTGTGGCAGGAAGCCATTGAAGAGCAGAAGGACATGAAGGTGCTGTGGGTGCTGTCCTTCCGCGGACAGGGAGACAAGCCGTTCTGGATCGATGACCCCGCCTTCGACACGTCGGAGAAGCGGGGAGCGATGATCAGCAGGGTGATCCGGAAGCAGTATGACATGATCGCAAGCGCCGTCCGCAATCCGGTGTACTGCGCAGCCTTGTATGGCGAGATCGCCGAATTGTATAAGGGCGGCTATGTTGATCTGCCCGAGGACGTGATCAAGGTGTGGGCCGACAACGGCTACGGCCGGATGGTCTCCCGCAGGCACGGCAATCAGAACTTCCGCGTGCCGGCCCTTCCGGCGGCCGATGACGGCGGCAAGCATGGCTTGTATTACCATGTGACGTTCCATGACCTGCAGGCTTCGAATCATCTGACGATGTTCCCGGGGCCGGCGTCCTTCCTGAAGCGGGAGATCGAGTCGGCGTTCGAGGCCGGAGCCGACGAGTATCTGCTGCTCAACTGCGGCAACATCCGGCCCCATGTCTATACGCTGGATGTTCTTCGCGAGCTTTGGAATGCCGGGACGATCGACGTGAACGGGCATCTGGGGCAGTTCGTCAGGGACTATTATTCGTCACATCATGATGAGCTGGCGGCCCTGTACCAAAGCTACGCGGAAGCGGCCCTTCCGTACGGACCGCATGAGGATGACCTGGCCGGAGACGAATATTACCACCATCCGGCGAGGAAGATCATCGGCCACTGGCTGCAGGGCAAGGGCGACGAGCCGCACCCGAGATTGGCCTGGGCGGTCGGGGACGTGCCCTTCGAAGAGCAGGTGAAGGGCTTCGAAGCGCGGCTCGAGCAGGGCATGGGGCGATGGAAGGCATGGCTTGAGCGCTGCAGCGAAGTGCTGGCGCAGCTGGGACCGGACGAACGGCGCAGAGCCGCCGATCAGCTGATGTTCCACGGCGCGCTGCATCTCTCCGGCTGCGAAGGCTTCTACTGGCTGTGCCGCTCGTACAGAGAGTACCGCCGGGAGCGCTGCCCGCAGGCGTTCGTCTTCGCCTCGGAATCGATGTGGGCGTATCAGAAGGGGCTCGACGTATTAAGAGACGCCGAGCATGGGAAGTGGGACCGCTTCTACCGGGCAGACTGGCTGACGAATATCGAGAGCACCGTTCAGAACGTCGATACCCTGAGACGGTTTCTGCGCATGCACGGCGACAGCCCGGACTTCTTCCTGTGGTACAAGGAGTATCTCATGCCGGTAACGGAGAAATATATTTATTTGGAGAACACGCACCGCAATCCGCTTTCTGACGACGAGCTTGCCGGGAGGCTGAAGGAGTACTTTCAGCAGGAAGGGATGCTGTAA
- a CDS encoding Lrp/AsnC family transcriptional regulator, whose protein sequence is MLDQTDLRILDELSKNSRITMKELGEKVHLTGQAAAARVAKLEDNGVLEGYTIKVNQVKLGCYIHAFITIFTNSPYHQPYLTFIKAQENYVVNNYKISGDGCYLLECRFPSNTHLDEFLVALNEHANYKLSIVINK, encoded by the coding sequence ATGCTGGATCAAACCGACCTGCGCATACTGGACGAGTTGTCCAAAAACAGCCGCATTACAATGAAGGAATTGGGGGAGAAAGTTCATTTAACCGGGCAGGCAGCCGCGGCCCGGGTAGCCAAACTGGAGGATAACGGGGTACTTGAGGGGTACACCATCAAAGTCAATCAAGTGAAATTAGGGTGCTATATCCATGCCTTTATTACGATTTTTACCAACAGCCCGTATCATCAGCCTTATCTCACGTTTATCAAAGCGCAGGAGAATTACGTGGTAAACAATTATAAAATCAGCGGGGACGGCTGCTATCTTCTGGAGTGCAGATTCCCGTCCAATACACACCTGGATGAGTTCCTGGTCGCGTTGAACGAGCATGCCAACTACAAATTATCGATTGTGATCAATAAATAA
- a CDS encoding MBL fold metallo-hydrolase codes for MKVTQIRNATLVVEYAGKTFLIDPYLAEKGAYPPIPNSVRQDQRNPLVSLPVSLDDLIRADAVIVTHLHMDHFDDAAKEALPKDIKMFVQNEVDAAEVRKAGFQNVEVLGADTVFEEIRLTKTKGEHGRGEEVLKLLGQVSGVVFRHPGEKTLYIAGDTVWYEGVREVLETHKPDIIVVNGGDNQLLGLGSLVMGKEDIYEVFLAAPDAKIISSHMEAVNHWTLSREELRSFLQEKGISSSVYVPDDGESYTL; via the coding sequence ATGAAAGTAACTCAAATAAGGAATGCAACGTTAGTCGTTGAATATGCAGGTAAGACATTTTTGATTGACCCGTATTTGGCGGAAAAAGGAGCCTACCCTCCTATCCCTAACTCGGTAAGACAGGATCAACGCAATCCTCTGGTCAGCCTGCCGGTTTCGCTCGATGATCTGATCCGGGCCGATGCCGTGATTGTAACCCATCTGCATATGGATCACTTTGACGATGCTGCCAAAGAGGCCCTGCCTAAGGATATCAAAATGTTTGTGCAAAATGAAGTAGATGCGGCGGAAGTGAGAAAAGCCGGTTTCCAAAACGTCGAGGTACTGGGGGCGGATACCGTCTTTGAGGAGATCAGGCTCACTAAAACCAAGGGAGAGCACGGACGGGGAGAAGAAGTGCTGAAGCTTCTCGGCCAAGTATCCGGCGTGGTCTTCAGGCATCCGGGCGAGAAAACGTTATATATCGCCGGAGATACCGTCTGGTATGAAGGCGTCCGGGAAGTCCTCGAAACCCACAAGCCGGACATCATCGTGGTCAACGGCGGGGATAACCAGCTGCTTGGACTCGGTTCCCTTGTGATGGGCAAAGAGGATATATATGAAGTGTTCCTGGCGGCTCCTGACGCAAAAATCATATCCAGCCATATGGAAGCCGTCAATCATTGGACCTTATCCAGAGAAGAATTACGAAGCTTCCTTCAGGAAAAAGGAATCTCTTCTTCGGTTTATGTGCCGGATGACGGCGAATCGTACACCCTCTAA
- a CDS encoding DUF896 domain-containing protein: MIPFLDRINELSRKDRSEGLTAAEKAEQQTLREDYLRLIRGQVLTTMLGVSVVDSEGNDVTPSKLTEEKSRLTHE; this comes from the coding sequence ATGATTCCGTTTCTGGACCGAATCAACGAGCTGAGCAGAAAGGATCGCAGCGAAGGATTGACCGCGGCCGAGAAAGCCGAACAGCAGACGCTGCGTGAGGATTATTTACGGTTGATTCGCGGTCAAGTATTAACAACCATGTTAGGCGTCTCCGTAGTGGATTCGGAGGGAAATGATGTCACCCCATCGAAGCTGACCGAAGAGAAGTCACGTCTGACCCATGAATAA
- a CDS encoding helix-turn-helix domain-containing protein, with product MLVQSLPGMLRFGTRNDPLWIDFDRRIGPYEMVNNHYHIEYEIYYLFRGERNFFLKDSVYHIRSGDLMLIDSYAVHKTSERSEPDHERIVLHFAPSFFGGFPREEKELLLSPFGPVQPLVRLNLQERRHVETLLGSLLAELSERPPGYTLHIRNMAAELLLFAARRLRKQESSGPADELSPVQRKVTDIVRHLNQHYGESLQLDTVARQFYISKSHLSRVFKEVTGFGFTEYVNITRIKEAERLLAETDWSITRVSEHCGFDNFSHFGKMFKKLSGLSPRAYRKLNRPGG from the coding sequence ATGCTTGTCCAGTCCCTTCCCGGCATGCTTCGCTTCGGCACGAGGAACGATCCCCTGTGGATCGATTTTGACCGGAGAATCGGTCCTTATGAGATGGTCAACAACCACTATCATATCGAGTATGAAATCTATTACCTGTTTCGCGGGGAACGGAACTTTTTTCTCAAAGATTCCGTCTATCACATCCGTTCCGGCGACCTGATGCTCATCGATTCCTATGCGGTTCACAAGACGTCCGAGCGCAGCGAGCCGGATCATGAACGGATTGTGCTCCACTTCGCCCCTTCCTTCTTCGGCGGCTTCCCCCGGGAAGAGAAGGAGCTTCTCCTGTCCCCCTTCGGCCCTGTGCAGCCGCTGGTGCGGCTGAATCTCCAGGAACGCAGGCACGTGGAGACACTCCTCGGCTCCCTGCTGGCCGAGCTGAGCGAACGCCCCCCGGGCTATACGCTTCATATCCGGAACATGGCTGCAGAGCTTCTGCTGTTCGCCGCACGCCGCCTCCGGAAGCAGGAGTCGTCCGGGCCGGCGGATGAACTCTCCCCGGTCCAGCGGAAAGTTACGGACATCGTCCGGCACCTCAATCAGCATTACGGGGAAAGTCTGCAGCTGGACACGGTGGCCAGGCAGTTTTATATCAGCAAGAGCCATCTGAGCCGTGTGTTCAAGGAGGTCACCGGCTTCGGGTTCACCGAGTACGTGAATATCACGCGGATCAAGGAGGCAGAGCGGCTTCTTGCCGAAACGGACTGGAGCATCACCCGGGTGTCGGAGCACTGCGGCTTCGACAACTTCTCGCACTTCGGCAAGATGTTCAAGAAGCTGTCCGGCCTCTCCCCCCGCGCTTACCGGAAGCTGAACCGCCCCGGCGGATGA
- a CDS encoding DUF3024 domain-containing protein, which translates to MSYFVLDQFTKKEVRSLPLDAFTKRRIEKIMEAYIESKVPENIRIQIRMNYKIRGNNVTLIEERPAFRSDHWVQHDIAQFRLEDTKWKVYWRDSKNKWHFVDDIIPSDDFEKQLEIVDNDNRGLFWG; encoded by the coding sequence ATGTCTTATTTTGTGCTGGATCAGTTTACTAAGAAAGAAGTGAGAAGTTTGCCCCTTGATGCATTTACTAAGAGAAGAATAGAAAAAATCATGGAAGCCTACATAGAATCCAAAGTTCCCGAAAATATAAGAATCCAAATAAGAATGAATTATAAGATTAGAGGTAATAACGTCACACTTATTGAAGAGAGACCAGCTTTTCGAAGTGATCATTGGGTGCAGCATGATATTGCACAATTTCGATTGGAAGATACGAAGTGGAAGGTCTATTGGAGAGATAGTAAGAATAAATGGCATTTTGTGGATGACATTATTCCCAGTGATGATTTCGAAAAGCAATTGGAAATTGTCGACAATGACAACAGAGGCCTCTTCTGGGGCTGA
- a CDS encoding RDD family protein, translated as MNQMVYPAPARLRLLAAGINLLPCILITMYLSADRNTPVTVTDFVVVMALIGYPAVQLVLYLTKGQSIGKRVLGLSVYADHHGSAPFWRLLVRLLTGLLLTPFLLFYPGLLFPRNRKGAHDYLSGTYVGTLKAPGKISHEAKKRLALALDITLPLGIALAFFLFYWAGILLYLAASILTIGYLFLYIDDFALVLEWAAWILGGAAMLFYGGAQVYLVRKKQTTLGKKLLLGRDFSP; from the coding sequence ATGAATCAGATGGTTTATCCCGCACCCGCCCGTTTGAGGCTCCTGGCCGCAGGCATCAACCTGCTGCCTTGTATCCTCATCACTATGTATCTATCGGCGGACCGGAACACGCCGGTCACCGTCACGGATTTTGTCGTGGTGATGGCCTTGATCGGATATCCGGCTGTGCAGCTGGTCCTGTATTTGACAAAGGGGCAGAGTATCGGCAAGCGGGTGCTCGGATTGAGTGTGTACGCAGATCATCATGGCTCCGCTCCGTTCTGGAGACTGCTGGTCCGCTTGCTGACGGGCCTCCTGCTAACCCCGTTTCTTTTATTTTACCCGGGTCTCCTGTTCCCGAGGAACCGCAAAGGTGCGCATGATTATTTGTCGGGTACATACGTAGGGACCCTGAAGGCACCCGGGAAGATCAGTCATGAGGCGAAGAAGCGCTTGGCTCTGGCCCTCGACATTACCTTGCCGCTTGGTATTGCACTTGCCTTTTTTCTGTTTTATTGGGCGGGGATCCTGCTGTACTTGGCAGCCAGTATCCTCACGATAGGCTATCTTTTCCTGTACATCGATGATTTTGCCCTGGTTCTGGAGTGGGCTGCATGGATTCTAGGAGGAGCTGCCATGCTGTTCTATGGAGGGGCTCAAGTCTATCTGGTGAGAAAGAAACAGACTACGCTGGGAAAGAAGCTCCTCCTTGGAAGAGATTTTTCTCCATAA